A portion of the Calothrix sp. 336/3 genome contains these proteins:
- a CDS encoding bifunctional (p)ppGpp synthetase/guanosine-3',5'-bis(diphosphate) 3'-pyrophosphohydrolase, with protein sequence MSSTISTIDITIPDWLQHCLDDSPKECVETEDDRRHNDMDLICKAFVFAYQLHKGQYRKSGEPYICHPVAVAGLLRDLGGSPAMIAAGFLHDVVEDTDVTIEEIEQRFGAEVRRLVEGVTKLSKINFKSKTESQAENFRRMFMAMAQDIRVIVVKLADRLHNMRTMEVMSEESRRRNAQETKDIFAPLANRLGIWRFKWELEDLAFKYLEPESFRQIQQLVAEKRGAREERLTNVIDILKNRLADMGIHCLEISGRPKHLYSIYQKMQRQNKEFHEIYDLAALRLIVETNEECYRALAVVHDVFRPIPGRFKDYIGLPKPNRYQSLHTGVIGPWGRPLEVQIRTMEMHRISEYGIAAHWKYKETGTSHITQMSNADDKFTWLRQLLEWQNDLKDAQEYLDSIKDNLFEDDVYVFTPKGDLVALSAGSTTVDFAYRIHTEVGNHCAGARVNGRMVPLSSRLSNGDIVEVMTQKNSHPSLDWLNFVRTSAAKNRIKQWYKRSRRDENLARGRELLEKELGKTGFENLLKSEPMHTVAEKCNYHSVDDLLAALGYGEITLNLVLNRWREIVKEKEPASGTIPVNIPTSSPKTNKEAAPVRFTDSPIFGVEGLVYHLAGCCTPIPGEPITGVVTRGRGISIHRQGCHNLETVECDRLVPVSWNPGIEYNGRPQSYPVNVQIEALDRVGVLKDILSRLSDQGINVRHANVKTALNQPALIDLGIEIRDRPQLEQVFTQIKKMSDILNIRRVGQIDG encoded by the coding sequence ATGAGCAGCACAATTTCTACCATTGATATCACTATTCCGGATTGGTTACAACATTGCCTAGATGATTCACCAAAAGAATGTGTCGAAACAGAAGACGACCGAAGGCATAATGATATGGATTTGATTTGCAAAGCTTTTGTCTTTGCCTATCAGCTACACAAAGGACAATACCGGAAATCAGGGGAACCCTATATCTGTCATCCCGTTGCCGTAGCCGGACTGCTACGGGACTTAGGAGGTAGTCCTGCTATGATAGCAGCTGGATTTCTCCATGATGTAGTGGAAGATACAGATGTCACAATTGAAGAAATCGAGCAAAGGTTTGGTGCAGAAGTCAGACGGTTAGTAGAAGGTGTCACCAAACTTTCTAAAATTAATTTCAAAAGCAAAACCGAAAGTCAAGCAGAAAATTTTCGGCGAATGTTCATGGCAATGGCTCAAGATATTCGTGTCATTGTGGTGAAACTTGCAGATCGTCTGCACAATATGCGGACAATGGAAGTTATGTCAGAAGAGAGTCGTCGTCGCAATGCTCAAGAAACAAAAGATATTTTCGCTCCCCTGGCGAATCGCTTGGGGATTTGGCGTTTTAAGTGGGAATTAGAAGATTTAGCCTTTAAATATCTCGAACCTGAATCTTTTCGCCAGATTCAACAATTAGTTGCTGAAAAACGCGGAGCTAGGGAAGAAAGACTGACTAATGTTATCGATATTCTGAAAAACCGCTTGGCAGATATGGGGATTCATTGCCTAGAAATTAGTGGTCGCCCCAAGCATCTTTACAGCATTTATCAGAAGATGCAACGTCAAAACAAAGAATTTCATGAAATTTATGATTTGGCGGCATTGCGCTTGATTGTGGAAACAAATGAGGAATGTTATCGAGCCTTAGCCGTAGTTCATGATGTCTTCCGCCCTATTCCTGGTAGATTTAAAGATTACATCGGGCTGCCTAAACCAAATCGTTACCAATCGCTACATACGGGTGTTATTGGACCCTGGGGACGACCATTAGAGGTGCAGATTCGCACCATGGAAATGCATAGAATTTCGGAATATGGGATTGCTGCCCACTGGAAGTATAAAGAAACCGGCACTTCCCATATAACGCAGATGTCAAACGCTGATGACAAGTTTACCTGGCTGCGGCAATTATTGGAATGGCAGAATGATTTAAAAGATGCCCAAGAATACCTAGACAGCATCAAAGATAATCTATTTGAGGATGATGTTTACGTCTTCACCCCCAAGGGAGACTTGGTGGCATTGAGTGCTGGCTCCACCACCGTTGACTTTGCCTATCGTATCCATACAGAAGTAGGAAATCACTGCGCTGGAGCGAGGGTAAATGGGCGGATGGTTCCTTTGTCTTCTCGGTTATCCAATGGGGATATCGTGGAGGTAATGACCCAAAAAAATTCCCACCCCAGTTTAGATTGGTTGAATTTTGTCAGAACTTCTGCCGCCAAGAATCGGATTAAACAATGGTATAAACGTTCTCGACGGGACGAAAATTTAGCACGGGGACGGGAATTATTAGAGAAGGAACTGGGCAAAACTGGGTTTGAAAATCTGCTCAAGTCGGAACCTATGCATACGGTGGCGGAGAAATGCAACTATCACTCGGTAGATGATTTACTCGCAGCTTTAGGGTATGGAGAAATTACCCTGAATTTGGTGCTGAACCGTTGGCGAGAAATTGTTAAGGAGAAAGAACCCGCTTCTGGGACAATACCTGTAAATATTCCCACCTCCTCACCCAAAACCAATAAAGAAGCTGCTCCTGTTCGCTTTACAGATTCGCCGATTTTTGGAGTTGAGGGGCTAGTCTATCATCTGGCGGGCTGTTGTACACCAATTCCTGGGGAACCAATTACGGGAGTAGTCACACGGGGGCGGGGTATTTCCATCCATCGCCAAGGCTGTCATAATTTAGAAACAGTAGAGTGCGATCGCCTAGTGCCTGTGAGTTGGAATCCAGGTATTGAATATAACGGAAGACCCCAAAGTTATCCTGTGAATGTCCAAATTGAAGCTTTAGACCGAGTGGGAGTTCTCAAGGATATTCTTTCACGTCTGAGTGACCAGGGGATTAATGTCCGTCATGCCAACGTCAAAACAGCACTCAATCAACCAGCGTTAATCGACTTAGGTATCGAAATCCGCGATCGCCCGCAGTTAGAACAGGTATTCACCCAAATCAAAAAGATGAGTGATATTCTCAATATTCGTCGTGTCGGGCAAATTGATGGGTAA